A section of the Thermotoga caldifontis AZM44c09 genome encodes:
- a CDS encoding LacI family DNA-binding transcriptional regulator translates to MHVRKYVTMRDIAERAGVSVNTVSRVLNNKPDISKETREKILKIAKELGYIKNVTASALRSRQTRIVGVILEDITNLFFAEVMKGIEAAARKQNYQLLLMNTGTDPKKQREAIQTLLERRVEGIVITPSENGLSDLEKLASINVPVVIVGRHFEGLQLDEIHSDEVKGGYLATKHLLSKGRKNILFINSVPENSAARMREEGYRKALREAKVFLPEDYIIVTADPNMEAGYRAVFKAVEKKLPFDGIFCYNDMFAFGAIRALEELGKRVPQDVAVVGYDDVTLSSYYRPSLTTIRINKFGLGFEAFKMLFQRMTGRRKKPKRTIMDVELIVRESA, encoded by the coding sequence ATGCACGTGAGAAAATACGTCACCATGAGAGACATCGCCGAGAGAGCCGGCGTTTCTGTGAACACGGTCTCGAGGGTGCTGAACAACAAACCGGACATCAGCAAGGAGACACGCGAAAAGATATTGAAGATCGCAAAGGAACTGGGTTACATAAAGAACGTGACCGCTTCGGCATTGCGCAGCCGCCAGACGAGGATCGTCGGTGTCATACTCGAAGACATCACGAATCTGTTCTTCGCCGAAGTGATGAAAGGTATAGAAGCAGCGGCGAGGAAGCAAAACTATCAGTTGCTGCTCATGAACACTGGGACCGATCCGAAAAAGCAGAGAGAGGCCATACAGACGCTTCTGGAAAGAAGGGTCGAAGGCATCGTGATAACCCCCTCAGAAAACGGTTTGAGCGATCTGGAAAAACTGGCCTCGATCAACGTGCCCGTCGTCATCGTTGGAAGGCATTTTGAAGGCTTGCAGCTCGATGAGATACACAGCGATGAGGTGAAGGGAGGATATTTGGCAACGAAACATCTGCTTTCAAAGGGCAGAAAGAACATACTGTTTATAAACTCCGTACCGGAAAATTCCGCCGCGAGGATGCGAGAGGAAGGATACCGAAAAGCATTGCGTGAGGCCAAGGTTTTCCTTCCGGAAGATTACATCATCGTGACTGCCGATCCCAACATGGAAGCAGGTTATCGTGCCGTTTTCAAAGCTGTGGAGAAGAAACTTCCTTTCGATGGCATCTTCTGCTATAACGACATGTTCGCGTTCGGAGCCATCAGGGCGCTCGAAGAACTCGGCAAAAGAGTGCCACAGGACGTTGCCGTGGTGGGTTACGACGATGTGACCCTCTCTTCGTACTACAGACCTTCTCTCACGACGATCAGGATAAACAAGTTCGGCCTTGGCTTTGAAGCGTTCAAAATGCTTTTTCAGAGAATGACCGGAAGACGAAAAAAGCCGAAGCGTACGATCATGGACGTCGAACTGATCGTGAGGGAGTCCGCCTGA
- a CDS encoding M20/M25/M40 family metallo-hydrolase, whose protein sequence is MDKIERLSESIRFRTVAGKWEEFLKFHEFLERSFPLIHSKLKVHRINQYALLYEWDVGAEESLLFLAHMDVVPAEEEGWIHPPFSGKISDGYVWGRGALDDKSSLMALMEAVEGLLERNFTPKHNLLLAFGFDEETKGYMGAQKLAEHLENRKIRIKAILDEGSAIVESVFPGVDKPLALIGIAEKGFASFDLVAKGPGGHSSAPYRNAPIERMAKAITRISKYRSKPILIGAVEDFLKTLGHFTTFPLSVVLKHPRFFLPLIDLFFSKLPTASAMLRTTMCVTMLNAGVADNVIPEQVTATVNCRIVPGETAKEVFERIRKIVEDLDVEVVRSEKWEVSDPVEQSNTETDFYQKLVETMENVFPDAVISTFLTIGGTDSRHYKHLCKDIYRFSPIRMTKRDLETVHGRNERISIQAYQHMCDFYSELMRKL, encoded by the coding sequence ATGGACAAAATTGAAAGGCTTTCGGAATCGATACGTTTTCGAACCGTTGCGGGGAAATGGGAGGAATTTCTGAAGTTCCACGAATTTCTTGAAAGGTCGTTCCCGCTGATCCATTCGAAACTGAAGGTTCACAGGATCAACCAGTACGCGCTACTCTACGAGTGGGACGTGGGTGCCGAGGAGTCACTGCTGTTTTTGGCTCACATGGATGTGGTACCTGCGGAGGAAGAAGGCTGGATCCATCCTCCTTTTTCTGGGAAAATTTCAGACGGTTATGTCTGGGGTCGTGGTGCTCTGGACGACAAGTCCAGTTTGATGGCACTCATGGAAGCTGTGGAGGGCTTGCTGGAAAGGAATTTCACGCCGAAGCACAATCTTCTGCTCGCGTTCGGCTTCGACGAAGAAACGAAAGGCTATATGGGTGCGCAGAAATTGGCGGAACATCTTGAAAACAGAAAGATCAGAATCAAGGCCATCCTCGACGAAGGTTCCGCCATCGTTGAGAGCGTTTTTCCCGGCGTGGACAAACCCCTGGCGCTGATTGGCATCGCGGAGAAAGGGTTTGCGAGTTTCGATTTAGTGGCGAAAGGCCCTGGTGGTCATTCTTCCGCTCCCTACAGAAACGCTCCCATTGAACGGATGGCTAAAGCGATAACGCGTATCTCGAAATACAGATCGAAACCGATCCTGATCGGTGCCGTGGAGGATTTTCTGAAAACGCTGGGCCATTTCACAACCTTTCCGTTGAGCGTTGTTCTGAAACATCCGCGATTTTTCCTACCTCTGATCGACCTTTTCTTTTCGAAGTTGCCGACAGCCAGCGCGATGCTCAGAACAACCATGTGTGTGACGATGCTGAACGCGGGTGTCGCCGACAACGTCATACCCGAACAGGTCACGGCAACGGTGAACTGCAGGATCGTTCCGGGTGAAACTGCGAAGGAAGTTTTCGAAAGGATAAGAAAGATCGTTGAGGATCTCGATGTAGAGGTTGTGAGAAGCGAAAAGTGGGAAGTTTCAGATCCTGTGGAACAATCAAACACCGAAACGGACTTTTACCAGAAACTCGTCGAAACGATGGAGAACGTCTTTCCCGATGCCGTGATTTCAACTTTTCTGACCATAGGTGGAACCGATTCGAGACATTACAAACATCTGTGCAAAGACATATACAGATTTTCTCCAATAAGGATGACGAAGCGGGACCTCGAGACCGTACACGGAAGGAACGAGAGGATATCCATTCAGGCTTACCAACACATGTGTGACTTCTACTCGGAGTTGATGCGAAAACTTTGA
- a CDS encoding carboxylesterase family protein codes for MNLRRGILLLVILGIFSTLFAEEGMSVRSVTLVTKVFPDVERVFAVVIEYPVEIDGQKLSPNQFVVRAKSGDTYSPRTITKVYANNTGEVSFSVFRNRGKYVILELDPWDPNAGTFIYGSPNVRAKLDYIVSQLVPILDVDGKEVEPFVSKQTGERHLIIDDFLAFTFKDAEKNIEIAYRLFVPKDVDANKKYPLVVFLHGGGERGTDNYIQLASNRGAVVWAEPRHQQVHPCFVLAPQCPPNSFWSLDTIRVVVNLIKKLKKEYNIDEKRIYVTGLFMGGAGTWTAIMEFPELFAAAIPICGGGDVNKVERIKDIPIWVFHAEDDPVVPVASSRILVKKLAEIGGKVRYTEYEKGFVLRYLKQLGWRTDNPGLEDWVPHSSWQPTYDNQEVIEWLFSQSK; via the coding sequence ATGAATCTCAGAAGGGGGATTTTGCTTCTCGTCATCTTGGGAATTTTCTCAACACTCTTCGCAGAGGAGGGCATGTCCGTGCGTAGCGTAACTCTTGTTACAAAGGTTTTTCCAGACGTCGAGAGGGTCTTCGCCGTTGTCATCGAATATCCTGTCGAAATCGACGGTCAAAAGCTTTCACCGAATCAGTTCGTCGTGAGAGCGAAAAGTGGTGATACCTATTCTCCAAGAACGATCACAAAAGTCTACGCGAACAACACCGGTGAAGTTTCTTTCAGCGTCTTCAGAAACCGCGGAAAGTACGTGATCTTGGAACTCGACCCTTGGGATCCAAACGCAGGTACCTTTATTTATGGATCGCCTAATGTGCGTGCAAAACTGGACTACATCGTCTCGCAGCTCGTTCCGATCTTGGATGTGGACGGGAAAGAGGTTGAACCTTTTGTGTCGAAACAGACGGGTGAAAGGCATCTCATCATCGATGATTTTCTTGCCTTCACTTTCAAAGATGCAGAAAAGAATATTGAAATAGCTTACAGACTCTTCGTACCAAAAGATGTGGATGCTAACAAGAAATATCCACTGGTTGTCTTCCTGCACGGAGGAGGAGAGAGGGGAACGGACAACTACATACAGCTTGCATCGAACCGTGGGGCAGTTGTCTGGGCGGAGCCAAGACACCAGCAGGTTCATCCGTGCTTCGTCCTTGCACCGCAGTGCCCTCCGAACAGCTTCTGGTCCCTGGATACGATTCGTGTGGTGGTGAATCTCATAAAGAAACTCAAGAAGGAATACAACATAGACGAAAAGCGAATTTACGTCACCGGACTGTTCATGGGAGGAGCCGGAACCTGGACTGCCATCATGGAATTTCCTGAACTCTTCGCGGCGGCGATACCGATATGTGGAGGAGGAGACGTCAACAAAGTTGAAAGGATAAAGGACATACCTATCTGGGTCTTCCACGCGGAAGATGATCCCGTTGTTCCGGTGGCAAGCTCTCGAATTCTTGTCAAGAAGCTCGCAGAGATCGGTGGAAAGGTCAGATACACCGAATACGAGAAAGGATTCGTGCTGAGATACTTGAAACAACTTGGGTGGAGAACTGACAACCCTGGACTCGAAGACTGGGTACCTCATTCGTCTTGGCAACCCACCTACGATAATCAAGAAGTGATAGAATGGCTGTTCTCACAGAGTAAATAA